The following nucleotide sequence is from Methylocella tundrae.
GGCGGCGGCGGCGGAAAGGAGCGTGCCGCCGAGGCAATAGCCCACCGCGTGTGTTTTCGCATCAGGCGCGATCGCGTTAACGGCGTCGAGCGCCGCCAGGAAGCCGAGCCGGAGGTAATCTTCCATGCCGAGATCCCGATCCTCCTCGGTTGGATTCTTCCAGGAGATCATAAAAACCGTGAAGCCCTGTTTTGTCAGAAAATTCACAAGCGAGTTCTGCGGCGAAAGGTCGAGGATGTAATATTTCATGATCCACGCTGGAACGATCAGGATCGGCTCCGGCCTCACCGTCTCAGTCGCGGGCGCATATTGGATCAGCTCGATCAGACGATTGCGGAAGATGACCTCGCCGGGCGTGACCGCCACGTCGAGCCCGACCTTGAAATTCTCTGTTCCAACCGGCGGTTCGCCGCGGCTGACGCGTCCCCAGTCCTCCCAAAAATTTCGTAAGCCATCAAAGAGGTTGATCCCTCCCGTCTCAAGCGTCCGGCGCAGCGCCACCGGGTTGGTCGCGAGAAAATTCGCTGGCGACGCCACGTCCAGAAGCTGACGGGATGTGAACTCGACCACTCTCTCGTGCTGCTTCGAGACGCCATCGATGCCAGTCGTAGCGTTGTGCCACCATTGCTGTTGCAGCAGAAAATTTTGATAGATCGCATTGTACGGGTAGTCTTGCCACTCCTTCGCCGCGAAACGCCGATCCTGCGGGAGCGGCTCGATGCAGGCCTCGCAGCGGCCGCCCGACAAAATGGACTGCTGGATGTTTGTCGCGAGCCGCGCCCATTTACGCGCAGCCTTCCCGGCCAGCGCGGCCTGCTTGCCCGGGGAGAAGGCGAGGTGGATGGCCCAGTCCGAATACGCCTCCGCCATGGCGGCGGGCGACAGGCCGGCGGTCAGACGCGCCAGGGAGGAGTGGACGATCTTGTCCAATGTCTCGGAAAGACGCTCGAGCGGGTCCGGCGGACAGACCGTCGCGGACGGTGTCACTGGCGCGCCGTCAGGCCCCGTCTTTGTCAAGGGCGAGGCCAAAGGGGCATTTTCTGCTTTGGGCGCGATGGAGGTGGCGGAGGCGCCGCTGGCTATCGTGTTTTCCATTGCTCAAGAATGCCTGCGATTTCGGGGCGTTGGAATGACCTGAGTCAATTCCGTCGGGACACGCGGATCCTCCCCTACGGAGGCGCATCCGCGTGGGTCGCCGGGAGGTTCGTCAGCCCGTCTCAGGCCAGCATTTCGAGCGCCAGGGCGATGCCCTGGCCGCCGCCGATGCAAAGCGTGACGACGCCGCGCCGGAGCCCGTCGCGTTTCATGGAATGCAGGAGCCGGGTGGTCAGGATAGCGCCGCTGGCGCCGATCGGATGGCCGTGGGCGATGGCGCCGCCCTCGACGTTGACGATGTCTTCGGCGAGGCCGAGTTCGCGGGTGACCGCGAGCGCAATGGCCGCGAAGGCCTCGTTGATCTCAACGCGTTCGACGTCGCCAAGCGTCCATCCAGCCCGCTCCAGCGCTTGCCGGACGGCCGGAACGGGGCCGATGCCGAACATGCCGGGCTCCACCGCGCCAAGGCCGTAGGCGACGAGACGCGCGACCGGCTCGAGACCGTTCGCATCGGCAAAACCACGCTCCGCGACGATCATTGCCGCCGCGGCGGTGTTGAGCCCCGGCGCGTTCCCCGCCGTGATGGTTCCATCCTTGCGGAAGGCTGGTTTCAGCTTGGCCAGCGACTCGATCGTCGTGCCGGGCCGATTGTGCTCGTCCCTCGCGAAAAGCTCCGGCCCCTTGCGGCCCTTGATTTCCACGGCGACGATCTCGGCGTCGAACTTGCCGGCCGCCTGCGCGGCCGAGAAGCGCTCCTGCGAGCGCGCCGCCCAGCGGTCCTGATCCTCGCGGCTGATCTGGCATTTCGTGACGAGATCCTCTGTGTGCCAACCGGAATGCTCGTTGGAGAAGGCGTCATTCAGTCCGTCGCGCAGCATCGAATCGTAGATCTCGGCATCGCCCATCCGGTAACCCCAGCGGCCGCCCGGCATCAGGTAGGGGGCGGCGTCCATGTTCTCCATGCCGCCAGCGATGGCGGCGTCGCCGAAGCCTAGCCAGATGTCCTGAGCCGCGGTGGCGATCGCCTGCGCGCCCGAACCACAAACGCGGTTGACGGTCATGGCCGGCACGTCGACCGGCACGCCGCCATGGATGGCGGACTGGCGCGCCGGATTCATCTTGTTTCCCGCCTGCACCACATTGCCCATGACGACTGCGCGCAGCTTGGCCGGATCGAGACTGGCGCGGCGGACAGTCTCGCGGACGACCGTCGCCCCAAGTGCGGTCGCGGGCGTCGCTTTCAGCGAACCATTATAGGTTCCAATCGCGGTGCGGACCGGCGCGCATAGCACGGCTTCTCTTTTGGTCATGCGAATTTCCTCCCTGAAAGAGCGTTGACTATAAAACATCTCCTGCCGGAGCGGGGCGGCATAAGCCGGCGCCTTTCAGCCGGCCGATATAAGCGGCGCGATGACTTGTCCGGGGCAGGCGCGCCGGATCACACTTTTCTCCTGATGACGCCCTCAAGCCTAACCGCCTCAGCTATGGTGTTCGAGATCGTGCCGTATTTGCGGACGTTGCCGTGCAGCAATTCAAGCCGGTGGTCGGTTTCATCGGTATCGACAATCAGTTCGTAATCGATCGAATTCATCTTTGGCGGGCTGTCCTGCCGCACGCCATGGAGCTTGACCTCGACGCCGCGCAAATCAAACTTCAGCATCGGCATCGCCCGTTCGATGCCCTTGATCATGCAGGC
It contains:
- a CDS encoding alpha/beta fold hydrolase, with translation MENTIASGASATSIAPKAENAPLASPLTKTGPDGAPVTPSATVCPPDPLERLSETLDKIVHSSLARLTAGLSPAAMAEAYSDWAIHLAFSPGKQAALAGKAARKWARLATNIQQSILSGGRCEACIEPLPQDRRFAAKEWQDYPYNAIYQNFLLQQQWWHNATTGIDGVSKQHERVVEFTSRQLLDVASPANFLATNPVALRRTLETGGINLFDGLRNFWEDWGRVSRGEPPVGTENFKVGLDVAVTPGEVIFRNRLIELIQYAPATETVRPEPILIVPAWIMKYYILDLSPQNSLVNFLTKQGFTVFMISWKNPTEEDRDLGMEDYLRLGFLAALDAVNAIAPDAKTHAVGYCLGGTLLSAAAAAMARDGDNRLKSVSFFAAQQDFTESGELSLFINESEVHFIEDLMWEQGYLDGKQMAGAFQILRSNDLIWSRIMREYLMGERAPMNDLMAWNADATRMPYRMHSEYLRKLFLDNDLAEGRFKVAGRPIALTDIRAPIFSVGTERDHVAPWRSAFKVHLLTDTDVTFLLTTGGHNAGIVSEPGHRGRSYQILTKAAQDRHIDPDAWQALAPRKEGSWWPEWTAWLAGHSGKPVTPPRLGAPQSGYTPLCAAPGSYVQQP
- a CDS encoding acetyl-CoA C-acetyltransferase, which gives rise to MTKREAVLCAPVRTAIGTYNGSLKATPATALGATVVRETVRRASLDPAKLRAVVMGNVVQAGNKMNPARQSAIHGGVPVDVPAMTVNRVCGSGAQAIATAAQDIWLGFGDAAIAGGMENMDAAPYLMPGGRWGYRMGDAEIYDSMLRDGLNDAFSNEHSGWHTEDLVTKCQISREDQDRWAARSQERFSAAQAAGKFDAEIVAVEIKGRKGPELFARDEHNRPGTTIESLAKLKPAFRKDGTITAGNAPGLNTAAAAMIVAERGFADANGLEPVARLVAYGLGAVEPGMFGIGPVPAVRQALERAGWTLGDVERVEINEAFAAIALAVTRELGLAEDIVNVEGGAIAHGHPIGASGAILTTRLLHSMKRDGLRRGVVTLCIGGGQGIALALEMLA